The following are encoded together in the Vanrija pseudolonga chromosome 7, complete sequence genome:
- the gatA gene encoding Glutamyl-tRNA(Gln) amidotransferase subunit A: protein MSNSEQLHALSAAEVGRRTAAGDLLVEDYARAILAHIDTTEPSLRAWVVYDPAQVLASARALDALPPHKRGPLHGVADIFLTQEYPTAYGSHWAGHRAQAGVDATAVAVLRGAGALIVGKTTTTQFAASTHGPATVNAVDASRTPGGSSSGSAAAVAAYQVPLALGTQTGGSIIRPASFNGVWGFKPTWNAISRDGVKICAAWNSLTCDTVGLFARSAEDIALASSVFGLSDPAPAPDASTLRLAFVKTGAWGNASEATVAAFTRARAALLAAGARVEDVELESFGDNNTQWHDTERYRAVIHPEGARAFLPDYETYPVSSRATERAKRLESDVVEQIEDGLRRTNDEHLAALDTYARLRPRLDKILEGYDAIITPSTTGVAPPLNDTRHTGNSVFCTMWTVLHVPVVNVPCITEDRLPVGVSVVGRRYGDAQLLQVAAAVGQVIAKAA, encoded by the exons ATGTCAAACAGCGAACAACTACACGCACTcagcgcggccgaggtggggaggcgcacggcggccggAGACCTCCTTGTCGAGGACTA cgcgcgcgcaatcCTAGCGCATATCGACACGACCGAGCCCTCGCTGCGCGCATGGGTCGTGTACGACCCCGCGCAAgtcctcgcctcggcgcgcgcgcttgatGCGCTCCCGCCGCACAAGAGGGGGCCActgcacggcgtcgcg GATATCTTCTTGACTCAAGAGTATCCGACCGCGTACGGGTCGCACTGGGCGGGGCATCGCGCGCAGGCAGGGGTGGACGCGACCGCTGTCGCGGTCTTGCGCGGGGCTGGCGCGCTGATTGTTggcaagacgacgacgacgcagttCGCCGC ctcgACGCACGGCCCAGCGACAgtcaacgccgtcgacgcaTCGCGAACGCCAGGCGGCTCGTCCTCCGGCTCGgcagccgccgtcgcggcctACCAAGtcccgctcgccctcggcacgcaGACGGGCGGCAGCATCATCCGCCCGGCATCTTTCAACGGCGTGTGGGGTTTCAAGCCTACGTGGAACGCCATCTCGCGCGACGGTGTCAAGATATGTGCGGCGTGGA ACTCGCTGACGTGCGACACGGTCGGGCTGTTCGCCCGGAGTGCGGAGGACATCGCGCtggcctcgagcgtcttCGGGCTGTCTGAccccgcgcctgcgcctgacgcgtcgacgctgcGCCTCGCGTTTGTCAAGACCGGGGCGTGGGGCAACGCTTCCGAGGCAACAGTGGCGGCGTTCACGCGtgcccgcgcggcgctgctcgctgctggcgcgcgtgtcgaggacgtcgagctcgagagtTTTGGCGACAATAACACGCAGTGGCACGACACGGAGCGATACCGCGCCGTCATCCACCCcgagggcgcgcgggcgtTCCTGCCCGACTATGAGACGTATCCCGTGTCTAGCCGCGCGACGGAACGCGCGAAGCGGCTAGAATCTGATGTGGTCGAGCAGATTGAAGACGGCCTGCGCCGGACCAACGACGaacacctcgccgcgctcgacacgtACGCCCGCCTCCGGCCGCGTCTGGACAAGATTCTAGAGGGCTACGACGCGATCATCACCCCCAGCACTaccggcgtcgcgccgccgctaaACGACACAAGGCACACTGGCAACTCGGTCTTCTGTACCATGTGGACGGTGCTGCATGTGCCCGTCGTCAATGTCCCCTGCATCACGGAAGACAGGCTgcccgtcggcgtgtcggTCGTTGGAAGGCGGtacggcgacgcgcagctgctcCAGGTCGCTGCGGCGGTAGGGCAAGTGATTGCAAAGGCCGCGTAG
- the LPX1_0 gene encoding Peroxisomal membrane protein LPX1, with translation MSKQRKYKDVREPQKPTIYQTIGGISSYPRPAEVDPEQLLDKRPLLGFLPPPDEEAPRQPTRLPLRPPPIGWVSTYHAAPAAYPRLMREQHGNLSHGSYPWGPVPPGPNETAAERSERIEQDAIVAVRGRYDAKVHCRPAKAVDLERWRRLKPVGGYTLVFAHAGGFQKEHWHEIVREVIQGHGPGRAAFGGGSLSRPADGEIDEVWMFDDLVHNESVTLNKGRLGPYQSWEDTGRDALNLVAHVIAAVPIGADAPWDLPWVANPAPRQHLIGAGHSFGAAGLLNAAHERPELFEALFVVDPASIPHFMAREAGYDDPISTSPLTPIIMSRRAVWPSFAEARRAMRATPFFGRFSEPQFEIYLRRGLILVDPSRIDGPVTLATPVWAEAATFTEIDAGARTYDKLPELKVPIGWVMAGDSGTTRGDDYTQHMVWRAPRSRNERHLKSGHLVTQEEPHLVAESLTRFLNTLASGEWDIQAPAASARL, from the exons ATGTCGAAGCAGCGCAAGTACAAGGACGTCCGCGAGCCCCAGAAGCCGACCATCTACCAGACGATTGGCGGTATCTCGTCGTACCCGCGcccggccgaggtggaccccgagcagctgctcgacaagcGGCCGCTGCTCGGGTTCCTCCCCCCGCCCGATGAGgaggcgccgcgccagccaaCTCGCCTACCTCTCCGGCCACCACCGATCGGCTGGGTGAGCACGTACcatgccgcgccggcggcgtacCCGCGCCTGATGCGCGAGCAACACGGCAACCTCTCGCACGGGTCGTACCCCTGGGGCCCGGTCCCCCCGGGGCCCAACGAGACCGCCgcggagcgcagcgagcggatTGAACAGGACGCCATTGTTGCCGTGAGAGGCCGATACGACGCCAAGGT CCACTGCCGCCCCGCCAAAGCAGTGGATCTcgagcgctggcgccggtTGAAACCTGTGGGCGGGTACACGCTCGTGTTTGCCCATGCCGGCGGGTTCCAGAAggag CACTGGCACGAGATTGTGCGAGAGGTGATCCAAGGCCACGGCCCGGGCCGCGCGGCATTTGGCGGCGGCTCGCTCTCTcggccggccgacggcgagatTGACGAGGTCTGGATGTTTGACGACCTGGTTCACAACGAGTCGGTCACGCTCAACAAGGGGCGGCTCGGCCCTTACCAGTCATGGGAGGACACtggacgcgacgcgctgaACCTCGTTGCGCATGTCATTGCTGCTGTCCCGATCGGGGCTGATGCCCCATGGGACTTGCCATGGGTTGCCAACCCCGCTCCGCGGCAGCACCTGATCGGTGCTGGCCACTCGTTTGGCGCCGCTGGGTTACTCAATGCCGCGCATGAGCGCCCGGAGCTGTTTGAGGCCCTCTTCGTGGTTGACCCCGCCTCGATCCCCCACTTCATGGCCCGGGAAGCAGGCTACGACGACCCGATCAGCACGTCGCCCCTCACGCCGATCATCATgtcccgccgcgccgtgtgGCCGTCGTTCGCCGAGGCCCGGcgcgcgatgcgcgcgacgccgttcTTCGGGCGCTTCTCCGAGCCCCAGTTCGAAATCTACCTCCGCCGCGggctcatcctcgtcgacccgAGCCGCATCGACGGGCCAGTCACCCTCGCGACGCCGGTgtgggccgaggcggcgacaTTCACCGAGATTGATGCCGGCGCGCGGACGTACGACAAGCTGCCCGAGCTCAAGGTGCCCATTGGCTGGGTCATGGCGGGTGActcgggcacgacgcgcgGAGACGACTACACCCAGCACATGGTGTGGCgtgcgccgcggtcgcgcaACGAGAGACACTTGAAGTCGGGGCATTTG GTGACACAGGAGGAACcacacctcgtcgcggaAAGTCTCACTCGGTTCTTGAACAccttggcgtcgggcgaGTGGGACATACAGGccccggcggcctcggcacggcTGTAG